A single Xylanimonas cellulosilytica DSM 15894 DNA region contains:
- a CDS encoding DNA gyrase/topoisomerase IV subunit A, translating into MARKTTAPPVEPFDEKIVDIDVASEMESSFLEYAYSVIYARALPDARDGLKPVQRRILYMMADMGLRPDRPYVKSSRVIGEVMGKLHPHGDQAIYDALVRLAQDFSLRLPLVDGHGNFGSLDDGPAAPRYTEARLAPPSTAMTAGLDEDVVDFVPNYDNKLTQPEVLPSAIPNLLVNGASGIAVGMATNMAPHNLVEVVAAGQHLLANPAATLEDVMRFVPGPDLPTGGKIVGLDGIRDAYRSGRGTFRTRATARIENITPRRRGITITELPYLVGPEKVVEKIADGVKAKKIQGVANVQDLTDRTHGMRLVVEVKTGFDPEAVLEQLYRTTPLEDSFGINNVALVGGQPRTLGLLELLRVWVEHRIEVVRRRTAYRLGKRKERLHLVEGLLLAIVDIDEVIQVIRSSDDAGIARARLMDVFDLSEPQATYILDLQLRRLTKFSRIELEKEQSELEKEIAALEEILGSDAVLRRVVSTEMGDVAATYGTPRRTVLLDSAGGATTSAAAAPGGARGRKPAEISLEIADAPTHVLLSATGLLARTAVAPAAAPTASEGDQLDLDGVALGAPGAPGASGAVSRHGRRHAHDALRGDVMTTSRSDIGLVTTAGRMLRVSALELPSIPPTDGAPSLSGGIPVSELVELAPGEEALAVVSLADDAPTLALGTAGGVVKRVAASDVPSNKDEWTVIGLKDGDSVVGAAPAGDDDEVVFISSDSSLLHYAASAVRPQGRAGGGIAGISLAAGQTVVFFGVARAAVRPELTVVTVGGSAGQLPGVGGGSVKVTPYELYPGKGRATGGVRSHRFLKGEDRLVLAWVGEGPARAVGGAGQPVELPAPDHRRDGSGTPLAAPISAIG; encoded by the coding sequence ATGGCGCGCAAGACCACCGCACCACCCGTCGAGCCCTTCGACGAGAAGATCGTCGACATCGACGTCGCCTCGGAGATGGAGTCGTCGTTCCTCGAGTACGCCTACTCCGTCATCTACGCGCGCGCCCTGCCGGACGCCCGCGACGGCCTCAAGCCGGTCCAGCGCCGCATCCTCTACATGATGGCGGACATGGGCCTGCGGCCCGACCGGCCCTACGTGAAGTCCTCGCGCGTCATCGGCGAGGTCATGGGCAAGCTGCACCCGCACGGCGACCAGGCGATCTACGACGCCCTGGTGCGCCTCGCCCAGGACTTCTCCCTGCGCCTGCCCCTCGTGGACGGGCACGGCAACTTCGGCTCGCTCGACGACGGCCCCGCGGCCCCCCGGTACACCGAGGCACGGCTCGCACCGCCGTCGACGGCGATGACCGCGGGCCTCGACGAGGACGTCGTCGACTTCGTCCCGAACTACGACAACAAGCTCACCCAGCCCGAGGTGCTGCCGTCGGCGATCCCCAACCTGCTGGTCAACGGCGCGTCGGGCATCGCGGTGGGCATGGCCACGAACATGGCCCCGCACAACCTCGTCGAGGTCGTCGCGGCGGGCCAGCACCTGCTCGCCAACCCTGCGGCGACCCTTGAGGACGTCATGCGGTTCGTCCCCGGCCCGGACCTGCCGACGGGCGGCAAGATCGTCGGCCTCGATGGCATCCGCGACGCCTACCGCAGCGGTCGCGGCACGTTCCGCACCCGGGCCACCGCGCGCATCGAGAACATCACGCCACGCCGCCGCGGCATCACCATCACCGAGCTGCCCTACCTGGTGGGCCCGGAGAAGGTCGTCGAGAAGATCGCCGACGGCGTCAAGGCGAAGAAGATCCAGGGCGTCGCCAACGTCCAGGACCTCACCGACCGCACCCACGGCATGCGCCTGGTGGTCGAGGTCAAGACGGGCTTCGACCCCGAGGCCGTGCTGGAGCAGCTCTACCGCACGACGCCGCTGGAGGACTCCTTCGGCATCAACAACGTCGCCCTGGTCGGAGGACAGCCGCGCACGCTCGGCCTGCTCGAGCTGCTGCGGGTGTGGGTGGAGCACCGCATCGAGGTGGTCCGCCGCCGCACCGCGTACCGGCTCGGCAAGCGCAAGGAACGCCTGCACCTGGTCGAGGGCCTGCTGCTCGCCATCGTCGACATCGACGAGGTCATCCAGGTCATCCGTTCCTCCGACGACGCCGGCATCGCCCGGGCGCGCCTCATGGACGTGTTCGACCTGTCCGAGCCGCAGGCGACGTACATCCTCGACCTGCAGCTGCGCCGCCTGACCAAGTTCAGCCGCATCGAGCTGGAGAAGGAGCAGAGCGAGCTCGAGAAGGAGATCGCCGCGCTCGAGGAGATCCTCGGCTCCGACGCCGTGCTGCGCCGCGTGGTCTCCACCGAGATGGGCGACGTCGCCGCCACCTACGGCACACCGCGCCGCACCGTGCTCCTCGACTCCGCGGGCGGGGCCACCACCTCCGCCGCCGCGGCCCCGGGCGGGGCGCGCGGGCGCAAGCCGGCCGAGATCTCGCTGGAGATCGCCGACGCCCCGACCCACGTGCTGCTGTCGGCGACCGGGCTGCTGGCCCGCACGGCCGTGGCCCCGGCGGCGGCACCCACGGCATCGGAGGGCGACCAGCTCGACCTCGACGGCGTCGCCCTGGGTGCGCCGGGTGCGCCCGGTGCCTCGGGCGCCGTCTCCCGGCACGGCCGCCGCCACGCGCACGACGCGCTGCGCGGCGACGTCATGACGACGTCGCGCTCCGACATCGGGCTGGTGACCACTGCGGGCCGCATGCTGCGCGTCTCCGCGCTGGAGCTGCCCTCGATCCCGCCGACGGACGGCGCCCCGTCGCTCTCGGGCGGCATCCCCGTCTCCGAGCTCGTCGAGCTCGCGCCGGGTGAGGAGGCCCTGGCCGTGGTCTCGCTCGCCGACGACGCCCCGACGCTGGCGCTCGGCACGGCCGGCGGTGTGGTCAAGCGCGTCGCGGCGAGCGACGTGCCCAGCAACAAGGACGAGTGGACCGTCATCGGCCTCAAGGATGGCGACTCCGTGGTCGGCGCGGCACCCGCGGGCGACGACGACGAGGTCGTGTTCATCTCCTCCGACTCCAGCCTGCTGCACTACGCGGCGTCGGCGGTGCGACCGCAGGGCCGCGCCGGTGGCGGCATCGCGGGCATCAGCCTGGCCGCCGGGCAGACCGTCGTCTTCTTCGGTGTCGCACGCGCCGCCGTACGGCCCGAGCTGACCGTCGTGACGGTCGGCGGGTCCGCCGGTCAGCTCCCCGGCGTCGGCGGCGGCTCGGTGAAGGTGACCCCGTACGAGCTGTACCCCGGCAAGGGGCGCGCGACGGGCGGCGTCCGCTCGCACCGCTTCCTCAAGGGCGAAGACCGCCTGGTCCTCGCGTGGGTGGGCGAGGGCCCGGCCCGCGCAGTGGGCGGCGCCGGGCAGCCCGTCGAGCTGCCCGCCCCGGACCACCGCCGCGACGGCTCCGGCACCCCGCTCGCGGCCCCGATCAGCGCGATCGGCTGA
- a CDS encoding DMT family transporter, giving the protein MTRRGAVLFVALGIIWGIPYLFIRIAVEELSPAVIVAARCVIGALVLLPFALRSGDLRAVLRRWPLVLAYAGVEIMLAWWLLTDAERYISSSLAGLLVAATPIFATVLALALRIDRRVSPLRVVGLLVGLGGVAALAGVDAAAGAPLRPVLQVLLTALCYAVGPMIIARRLGGVSPVAVNTVALTFAAIAYAPFAVATWPATPPSGKVVASVVVLGLVPTALAFVLLFALIAEVGPAPATVITYLNQAVALVAGVAFLSEEVTTGILVGFPLVLLGAFLATRQARRARVAEAVARTG; this is encoded by the coding sequence ATGACCAGGCGCGGTGCAGTGCTGTTCGTGGCGCTGGGGATCATCTGGGGCATCCCCTACCTGTTCATCCGGATCGCGGTCGAGGAGCTGTCACCGGCCGTGATCGTGGCGGCCCGCTGCGTCATCGGAGCGCTCGTGCTGCTGCCGTTCGCGCTGCGCTCGGGCGACCTGCGCGCGGTGCTGCGCCGCTGGCCCCTGGTGCTGGCCTACGCGGGCGTCGAGATCATGCTGGCCTGGTGGCTGCTGACCGACGCCGAGCGGTACATCTCGTCCTCGCTCGCCGGGCTGCTCGTGGCGGCCACGCCGATCTTCGCGACCGTGCTGGCGCTCGCCCTGCGGATCGACCGCCGGGTCTCCCCGCTGCGCGTCGTCGGCCTGCTCGTCGGGCTCGGTGGGGTGGCCGCGCTCGCCGGGGTCGACGCCGCCGCCGGCGCGCCCCTGCGCCCCGTGCTCCAGGTGCTGCTCACCGCGCTGTGCTACGCCGTCGGGCCGATGATCATCGCCCGTCGGCTCGGCGGGGTCTCCCCCGTCGCGGTCAACACCGTCGCGCTGACCTTCGCCGCGATCGCCTACGCGCCCTTCGCCGTCGCCACCTGGCCCGCCACACCACCGTCCGGAAAGGTGGTCGCCTCCGTCGTCGTGCTGGGCCTGGTACCGACGGCGCTCGCGTTCGTGCTGCTGTTCGCCCTCATCGCCGAGGTGGGGCCCGCGCCCGCGACCGTGATCACGTACCTGAACCAGGCCGTCGCCCTGGTGGCGGGGGTGGCGTTCCTGTCCGAGGAGGTGACGACGGGCATCCTCGTGGGCTTCCCGCTCGTGCTGCTGGGCGCGTTCCTCGCGACGCGGCAGGCGCGCCGTGCACGAGTCGCGGAGGCCGTGGCCCGCACGGGATAA
- the metH gene encoding methionine synthase, with amino-acid sequence MTIEAPAPTVDPVADARAAALLDAVRSRVVVADGAMGTMIQEQDPTLEDYEGHEGCNEVLNVSRPDIIGAVHDAYLEAGVDAIETNTFGANWSNLGDYGIDHRIRELARAGAAIARSRADAFATPDRPRWVLGSMGPGTKLPSLGHTTYAHLRSTFAEQAAGLLEGGADALLIETSQDLLQAKAAVTAAHDAFAAVGRRVPVMVSVTVETTGTMLMGSEIGAALTALQAIGVDTIGLNCATGPDKMSEHLRYLSQHSEMPVTSMPNAGLPELGPHGAVYPLSATELAAAHAQFVREFGLGLVGGCCGTTPEHLAAVVDAVRGADLPPREPQRENAVASLYSPTDLTQELSYLAIGERTNANGSKAFREAMLEGRWDDIVDLARAQTREGAHLLDVCVDYVGRDGVADVREVVSRLASASTLPLVIDSTEPAVLQAGLELVGGRAVVNSVNFEDGEGPGSRFARIMPLVKEHGTAVVALTIDEEGQARTTDHKVAIASRLIDTLVQKWGMRVDDIIVDALTFPIATGQEETRRDAIETIEAIRQITAKYPGVHTTLGVSNVSFGLNPAARTVLNSVFLHEAVAAGLDSAIVHAAKILPRTAIPDEQWDAALALVWDKRVYDDAGELVHDPLSHLLSLFEGVDAAALRDAREAELSALPIGERLARRIIDGNKKGLEADVDEALADRMKALDIVNDHLLSGMQVVGELFGSGQMQLPFVLQSAEVMKTAVALLEPHMEKVAGEATKGTIVLATVRGDVHDIGKNLVDIILTNNGYKVVNIGIKQPISAMIEAAEEHDADVIGMSGLLVKSTVVMKENLQELASRGLASRWPVLLGGAALTRTYVEDDLASQFPGTVRYARDAFEGLRLMEPLVAIARGAAPDAVGLPPLKKRRHAAVTLAETAPENLPARSDVAADNEVPEPPFWGTRIVKGMPLADYAAFLDERAVFLGQWGLKPGRGDDGASYEELRQTEGLPRLAMWLDRIRTERILDPSVIYGYFPAWSEGDDVVVAHHAGPDGGSGGVAGTERLRFTFPRQRRDRHLCLADFIRPRSYYEETGSFDVLPVQLVTVGSTVAEHTAKMFAANEYRDYMELHGLSVQLTEALAEYWHSRVRAELGFAAEEPTDVDGLFKLDYRGARMSLGYPACPNMEDRHKVVELLRPGRVGVELSEELQLHPEASTDAFVFHHPEAKYFSV; translated from the coding sequence GTGACCATCGAGGCCCCCGCCCCCACCGTTGATCCCGTTGCCGACGCCCGCGCGGCCGCGCTGCTGGACGCCGTGCGCTCGCGCGTCGTCGTCGCCGACGGCGCGATGGGCACGATGATCCAGGAGCAGGACCCGACCCTCGAGGACTACGAAGGGCACGAGGGCTGCAACGAGGTCCTCAACGTCTCGCGCCCGGACATCATCGGTGCCGTGCACGACGCCTACCTGGAGGCGGGAGTCGACGCGATCGAGACGAACACCTTCGGCGCCAACTGGTCCAACCTGGGCGACTACGGCATCGACCACCGCATCCGCGAGCTGGCCCGCGCGGGCGCGGCGATCGCCCGGTCGCGGGCCGACGCGTTCGCGACGCCGGACCGCCCCCGCTGGGTGCTGGGCTCGATGGGCCCGGGCACCAAGCTGCCGTCGCTGGGGCACACCACGTACGCGCACCTGCGGTCGACGTTCGCAGAGCAGGCCGCCGGCCTGCTGGAGGGCGGCGCGGACGCCCTGCTCATCGAGACCTCGCAGGATCTCCTCCAGGCGAAGGCCGCGGTCACGGCGGCCCACGACGCGTTCGCCGCCGTCGGGCGCCGCGTGCCGGTGATGGTCTCGGTGACCGTCGAGACGACGGGCACGATGCTCATGGGCTCCGAGATCGGTGCCGCGCTCACGGCGCTGCAGGCCATCGGCGTCGACACCATCGGCCTGAACTGCGCGACCGGCCCGGACAAGATGAGCGAGCACCTGCGCTACCTGTCGCAGCACTCCGAGATGCCGGTGACGTCCATGCCCAACGCGGGCCTGCCCGAGCTCGGCCCGCACGGCGCCGTCTACCCGCTCTCCGCCACGGAGCTCGCCGCAGCGCACGCGCAGTTCGTCCGCGAGTTCGGGCTCGGCCTGGTGGGCGGGTGCTGCGGCACGACGCCGGAACACCTGGCCGCCGTCGTCGACGCGGTGCGGGGCGCCGACCTCCCGCCCCGGGAGCCGCAGCGCGAGAACGCCGTCGCCTCCCTCTACTCCCCCACCGACCTGACCCAGGAGCTCTCGTACCTCGCCATCGGCGAGCGCACCAACGCCAACGGCTCGAAGGCGTTCCGCGAGGCCATGCTGGAGGGGCGCTGGGACGACATCGTCGACCTGGCCCGCGCGCAGACGCGCGAGGGAGCGCACCTGCTCGACGTCTGCGTCGACTACGTGGGCCGCGACGGCGTCGCCGACGTGCGTGAGGTCGTCTCCCGCCTCGCGTCCGCGTCCACGCTGCCGCTGGTCATCGACTCGACCGAACCGGCCGTGCTGCAGGCGGGCCTCGAGCTCGTCGGAGGCCGCGCCGTCGTCAACTCGGTCAACTTCGAGGACGGCGAAGGCCCAGGGTCGCGGTTCGCCCGCATCATGCCGCTGGTCAAGGAGCACGGCACCGCCGTCGTCGCCCTGACCATCGACGAGGAGGGGCAGGCGCGCACCACCGACCACAAGGTGGCCATCGCCTCGCGCCTCATCGACACGCTCGTCCAGAAGTGGGGCATGCGCGTCGACGACATCATCGTCGACGCCCTCACCTTCCCCATCGCCACCGGCCAGGAAGAGACGCGCCGGGACGCCATCGAGACCATCGAGGCGATCCGCCAGATCACCGCCAAGTACCCCGGCGTGCACACCACCCTGGGCGTCTCCAACGTGTCGTTCGGCCTCAACCCCGCCGCCCGCACCGTGCTCAACTCCGTGTTCCTGCACGAAGCCGTCGCCGCGGGGCTCGACTCCGCCATCGTGCACGCGGCCAAGATCCTGCCGCGCACCGCCATCCCCGACGAGCAGTGGGACGCCGCGCTCGCCCTCGTCTGGGACAAGCGGGTCTACGACGACGCCGGTGAGCTCGTCCACGACCCGCTCTCCCACCTGCTCTCGCTCTTCGAGGGCGTCGACGCCGCCGCGCTGCGCGACGCCCGCGAGGCCGAGCTGTCCGCGCTGCCCATCGGCGAACGGCTCGCCCGGCGCATCATCGACGGCAACAAGAAGGGCCTCGAGGCCGACGTCGACGAGGCGCTCGCGGACCGGATGAAGGCCCTCGACATCGTCAACGACCACCTGCTCAGCGGCATGCAGGTGGTGGGTGAGCTGTTCGGCTCCGGCCAGATGCAGCTGCCGTTCGTGCTCCAGTCGGCCGAGGTGATGAAGACGGCCGTCGCGCTGCTCGAACCGCACATGGAGAAGGTCGCTGGGGAGGCGACCAAGGGCACCATCGTGCTCGCGACCGTCCGCGGCGACGTGCACGACATCGGCAAGAACCTCGTCGACATCATCCTCACGAACAACGGCTACAAGGTCGTCAACATCGGCATCAAGCAGCCGATCAGCGCCATGATCGAGGCGGCCGAGGAGCACGACGCCGACGTCATCGGCATGTCGGGCCTGCTCGTGAAGTCGACCGTGGTGATGAAGGAGAACCTTCAGGAGCTCGCCTCGCGAGGCCTGGCGTCCCGCTGGCCCGTGCTGCTCGGCGGGGCCGCCCTCACGCGCACCTACGTCGAGGACGACCTCGCCTCCCAGTTCCCCGGCACCGTGCGGTACGCACGCGACGCGTTCGAAGGGCTGCGGCTCATGGAGCCGCTCGTCGCGATCGCCCGCGGCGCGGCGCCCGACGCCGTCGGGCTGCCCCCGCTGAAGAAGCGCCGGCACGCCGCCGTGACGCTGGCCGAGACCGCACCGGAGAACCTGCCCGCCCGGTCCGACGTCGCCGCCGACAACGAGGTGCCCGAACCCCCGTTCTGGGGCACGCGCATCGTCAAGGGCATGCCCCTGGCCGACTACGCGGCGTTCCTCGACGAGCGCGCCGTGTTCCTGGGCCAATGGGGCCTCAAGCCCGGCCGCGGCGACGACGGCGCCTCCTACGAGGAGCTGCGCCAGACCGAGGGCCTGCCCCGCCTGGCCATGTGGCTCGACCGGATCCGCACCGAACGGATCCTGGACCCCTCCGTCATCTACGGGTACTTCCCGGCCTGGTCGGAGGGCGACGACGTCGTCGTCGCACACCACGCCGGACCCGACGGAGGCTCGGGCGGCGTCGCTGGGACTGAACGTCTCCGCTTCACGTTCCCCCGCCAGCGACGGGACCGGCACCTCTGCCTCGCCGACTTCATCCGGCCCCGCTCGTACTACGAGGAGACCGGATCGTTCGACGTGCTGCCCGTACAGCTCGTGACCGTCGGCTCCACCGTGGCCGAGCACACCGCGAAGATGTTCGCCGCGAACGAGTACCGCGACTACATGGAGCTGCACGGGCTGTCCGTCCAGCTCACCGAGGCGCTCGCCGAGTACTGGCACTCCCGCGTGCGGGCCGAACTGGGCTTCGCCGCCGAAGAGCCGACCGACGTCGACGGGCTGTTCAAGCTCGACTACCGCGGGGCCCGCATGTCCCTCGGCTACCCGGCCTGCCCCAACATGGAAGACCGGCACAAGGTCGTGGAGCTGCTCCGGCCGGGGCGCGTGGGGGTGGAGCTCTCGGAGGAGCTGCAGCTGCACCCGGAGGCGTCGACGGATGCGTTCGTGTTCCACCACCCGGAGGCGAAATACTTCTCGGTGTGA
- the feoB gene encoding ferrous iron transport protein B translates to MSCHDPAPGGAQATAALTAAPTVALVGNPNAGKSTLFNALTGARQTVMNAPGTTVDLQTGSWKRGRHRLTVVDLPGTYGLTPRSPDEEIAARYVAGRGVAGRGVAGRGSARPDLAVVVLDGAALARSLYLLAQVRETGTPVLAAVTMLDVAAARSVEPDLAALADAAGVPVVAIDPRTGAGLEALGVAVERLLAADGPAGAPLDVPDDEARFAWTERVLAAAVPSPPATPVRSTSDRIDRVLLHPWLGVPVFLAVMWAMFELTTAVATPLIDAVGGFVDGPLAAWLRGALPGQGWVEGLLVDGVLSGVGTVLSFVPLLALVFVGIGLLEDSGYLARAAFVADRALRGIGLDGRAMVPLVIGFGCNVPAMVATRTMPDARRRLLTGLLVPLTSCPARLTVYVLVAGAFFPSAAGTVVFGLYVFSGLLVVLGGLVLRATAFRDLRRTRPLVLALPAYQVPRLRSLLLSTWTRVAAFVRGAGGIITGTLVVVWVLAAIPVTGGHTVGEVPVHDSVYGRVADGIAPVLAPAGLDDWRIASALTTGFVAKEVVVGALAQSYSLDPADAGALAPDGALGEQLRITLDATSGGHATAAGLAFLVFVLAYTPCLATVAEQRRVFGGRWTSGAVVVQLAFAWLLAVAVFQVGRLLT, encoded by the coding sequence ATGAGCTGCCACGACCCGGCACCAGGTGGAGCGCAGGCCACGGCCGCACTCACCGCAGCACCCACCGTCGCGCTCGTCGGCAACCCGAACGCCGGCAAGTCCACCCTCTTCAACGCGCTCACCGGAGCGCGGCAGACCGTCATGAACGCCCCGGGCACCACCGTCGACCTCCAGACCGGATCGTGGAAGCGCGGCCGCCACCGCCTCACCGTCGTCGACCTGCCCGGCACCTACGGCCTCACGCCCCGGTCTCCCGACGAGGAGATCGCCGCCCGCTACGTCGCCGGACGAGGGGTTGCCGGGCGAGGGGTTGCCGGGCGAGGCTCCGCCCGGCCGGACCTCGCCGTCGTCGTCCTCGATGGTGCCGCGCTCGCACGCTCCCTGTACCTGCTCGCCCAGGTCCGCGAGACCGGCACCCCCGTGCTCGCCGCCGTCACCATGCTCGACGTCGCCGCCGCACGCTCCGTGGAACCCGACCTCGCGGCGCTCGCGGACGCGGCCGGTGTGCCCGTCGTGGCGATCGACCCGCGCACGGGCGCTGGGCTCGAAGCCCTCGGCGTCGCGGTGGAACGCCTGCTCGCCGCCGACGGGCCTGCGGGAGCACCGCTGGACGTGCCCGACGACGAGGCGCGCTTCGCGTGGACCGAACGGGTGCTCGCGGCCGCCGTTCCGTCCCCGCCGGCGACCCCGGTGCGCTCCACGTCCGACCGCATCGACCGGGTTCTCCTCCACCCGTGGCTCGGCGTGCCGGTGTTCCTCGCCGTGATGTGGGCGATGTTCGAGCTCACCACCGCCGTCGCCACGCCGCTGATCGACGCCGTCGGCGGGTTCGTCGACGGGCCGCTCGCAGCCTGGTTGCGGGGCGCACTGCCAGGGCAGGGGTGGGTCGAAGGGCTGCTGGTCGACGGCGTGCTGTCCGGCGTCGGGACCGTGCTCTCGTTCGTGCCCCTCCTCGCGCTCGTCTTCGTCGGCATCGGGCTGCTGGAGGACTCCGGGTACCTCGCCCGTGCGGCGTTCGTCGCCGACCGGGCCTTGCGCGGCATCGGCCTCGACGGGCGGGCCATGGTGCCGCTGGTCATCGGGTTCGGCTGCAACGTGCCCGCGATGGTCGCCACCCGCACCATGCCCGACGCGCGCCGTCGCCTGCTCACCGGGCTGCTCGTCCCGCTGACCTCCTGCCCCGCCCGGCTCACCGTGTACGTGCTGGTCGCCGGCGCATTCTTCCCCTCGGCAGCGGGCACCGTGGTGTTCGGCCTGTACGTGTTCTCGGGTCTGCTGGTCGTTCTCGGCGGGCTGGTGCTGCGCGCCACCGCGTTCCGCGACCTGCGCCGGACCCGCCCCCTCGTGCTCGCGCTGCCCGCCTACCAGGTGCCTCGCCTGCGATCGCTGCTGCTGTCGACCTGGACCCGGGTGGCCGCGTTCGTGCGTGGTGCCGGCGGCATCATCACGGGCACGCTCGTGGTCGTCTGGGTGCTCGCGGCGATCCCCGTCACCGGCGGGCACACCGTCGGCGAGGTGCCCGTCCACGACTCCGTGTACGGGCGGGTCGCCGACGGCATCGCGCCCGTGCTCGCCCCCGCCGGCCTGGACGACTGGCGGATCGCCTCGGCGCTGACCACCGGGTTCGTCGCCAAGGAGGTGGTGGTCGGAGCGCTCGCCCAGTCGTACTCGCTCGACCCCGCCGACGCCGGTGCCCTCGCCCCCGACGGCGCGCTCGGCGAGCAGCTGCGCATCACCCTCGACGCGACCTCCGGCGGGCATGCCACGGCGGCGGGACTCGCGTTCCTCGTCTTCGTGCTCGCCTACACGCCGTGCCTGGCGACGGTGGCCGAGCAGCGGCGCGTGTTCGGCGGGAGATGGACCAGCGGCGCCGTCGTGGTGCAGCTCGCGTTCGCCTGGCTGCTCGCGGTCGCCGTGTTCCAGGTCGGCAGGCTGCTGACATGA
- a CDS encoding alpha/beta fold hydrolase yields MDIILIPGFWLDASAWDDVVPALEAAGHTAHPLTLPGLTRDADRSDIHLADHVAAVVAAIDAVPDARPVVLAGHSAGGGLAYAAAAQRIDRVARVIYVDSGPMAEGDAINADLDPAIVDFELPPWSGFGEDDDLVDLTDDLRDRFRARAIPQPGHTVREPHHYTGDADLRRTIPGTVIACEYPAQTLRQLMEQDHPYVREFSLLTDYEIVDLPTGHWPMFTKPAELAAAIAAAAR; encoded by the coding sequence ATGGACATCATCCTGATCCCCGGGTTCTGGCTGGACGCGTCCGCGTGGGACGACGTCGTCCCGGCCCTGGAGGCCGCGGGGCACACCGCGCACCCGCTCACCCTGCCCGGGCTGACCCGCGACGCCGACCGGTCCGACATCCACCTGGCCGACCACGTCGCCGCCGTCGTCGCGGCCATCGACGCCGTCCCCGATGCCCGGCCCGTCGTGCTGGCCGGGCACTCCGCCGGGGGAGGGCTCGCCTACGCGGCAGCGGCGCAACGCATCGACCGCGTCGCCCGCGTCATCTACGTCGACAGCGGGCCGATGGCGGAGGGCGACGCCATCAACGCCGACCTCGACCCCGCGATCGTGGACTTCGAGCTGCCGCCCTGGTCGGGGTTCGGAGAGGACGACGACCTCGTCGACCTCACCGACGACCTGCGCGACCGGTTCCGCGCCCGAGCGATCCCGCAGCCTGGCCACACGGTGCGCGAGCCGCACCACTACACGGGCGACGCCGACCTGCGCCGCACGATCCCCGGCACCGTCATCGCCTGCGAGTACCCGGCCCAGACGCTGCGCCAGCTCATGGAGCAGGACCACCCGTACGTGCGCGAGTTCTCCCTGCTGACGGACTACGAGATCGTCGACCTGCCCACCGGGCACTGGCCGATGTTCACCAAGCCTGCGGAGCTCGCGGCGGCGATCGCCGCCGCCGCCCGCTGA
- a CDS encoding lysoplasmalogenase, with amino-acid sequence MHDDVHATPGHLNPGPGFDPEPVPDPGGALPPSLFAPLRRRVDSWLPTRAARRWALVLVLLGVVHLSAHLVVPDGVGVARVTQWLLMPLLAATLWCATPQPRPRPRLVQLAVVALLCSWAGDTVPAFVPDIASFPVLMALFLVAQLVYVAAFLPYRAHSVLVRRRGVVVGYAVMYAVIVGTSAVALLPQGGAGVLLVVGIAGYGAVLMTMALLATGVDRLAGLGGVLFLVSDALLGLAQALPDTIDALPPGVHGFLVMLTYLAAQTLLAAGVRRRVRGHG; translated from the coding sequence GTGCACGACGACGTCCACGCCACGCCGGGCCACCTGAACCCCGGCCCGGGATTCGACCCGGAACCCGTCCCGGACCCCGGCGGCGCCCTGCCGCCCAGCCTGTTCGCGCCGCTGCGGCGCCGCGTCGACTCCTGGCTGCCCACGCGCGCCGCCCGCAGGTGGGCGCTGGTCCTCGTGCTGCTCGGCGTCGTGCACCTGAGCGCTCATCTCGTGGTGCCGGATGGGGTCGGCGTCGCCCGGGTCACGCAGTGGCTGCTCATGCCGCTGCTCGCCGCGACCCTGTGGTGCGCGACGCCGCAACCGCGACCGCGGCCCCGCCTCGTCCAGCTCGCCGTCGTCGCGCTGCTGTGCTCGTGGGCGGGGGACACGGTGCCCGCGTTCGTGCCGGACATCGCCTCGTTCCCGGTCCTGATGGCGTTGTTCCTGGTGGCGCAGCTCGTCTACGTCGCGGCGTTCCTCCCGTACCGCGCCCACAGCGTGCTGGTCCGACGCCGCGGCGTCGTCGTCGGGTACGCGGTCATGTACGCCGTGATCGTCGGGACGTCGGCGGTGGCGTTGCTCCCGCAGGGCGGTGCGGGGGTGCTCCTCGTCGTCGGGATCGCCGGGTACGGGGCGGTGCTGATGACGATGGCGCTGCTCGCCACGGGCGTGGACCGGCTCGCCGGGCTCGGCGGCGTGCTGTTCCTCGTGTCCGACGCGCTGCTCGGCCTCGCGCAGGCGCTGCCCGACACGATCGACGCGCTGCCGCCCGGCGTGCACGGGTTCCTGGTGATGCTCACCTACCTCGCCGCGCAGACGCTGCTGGCCGCGGGCGTCCGGCGGCGTGTCAGAGGTCACGGCTAG
- a CDS encoding FeoA family protein — MNLRRCTAGTAAEVRWIDLADDERARLRELGLREGAVVHVVHCGAFGGRVVAVGADRFAIDGRTCSCIDVTPLTERSPA, encoded by the coding sequence GTGAACCTGCGACGTTGCACCGCCGGCACGGCTGCCGAAGTGCGTTGGATCGATCTTGCCGACGACGAACGGGCGCGGCTGCGCGAGCTGGGCCTGCGCGAGGGCGCCGTCGTCCACGTCGTGCACTGCGGCGCGTTCGGCGGCCGCGTGGTCGCCGTAGGCGCCGACCGCTTCGCGATCGACGGGCGCACCTGCTCCTGCATCGACGTCACACCGCTGACCGAACGGAGCCCCGCATGA